The DNA sequence CATGAAGATCGGCACCATCGTGCTGCTCGCGGCGGGCATCGTGATCGCACGACCGGTGATGCAGGCTCCGGCGGTCAGCGAGTTCGCACACAACGGCCAGGGTCCGGCCTTCGCCGGTGCGCTGTTCCCATTCCTGTTCATCACCATCGCCTGCGGCGCGCTGTCGGGCTTCCACTCGTTGATCGCCTCGGGTACCACGCCGAAGTTGCTGGAGAAGGAGAGCCAGGCACGCATCATCGGTTACGGCGGCATGCTGACCGAATCCTTCGTCGCCATCATGGCCCTGATCACCGCCTGCATCCTGAACCAGCATCTGTACTTCGCGATGAACGCGCCGAAGGCGTTGACCGACGGGACTCCGCAGGGTGCAGCCGATTACGTGAACGGCCTCAATCTTCCCGGGGATCCTGCCACGGCCGCACAATTCGAGCAGGACGCCAAGGCTGTGGGTGAGAGTTCGGTGATCTCCAGAACAGGCGGCGCACCCACGTTGGCGATGGGTATGGCCGACACGATGCAGCGCGCATTCGGCGGGGAGTCGTTGCGTTCCTTCTGGTACCACTTCGCGATCATGTTCGAGGCCCTGTTCATCCTCACCACCGTCGACGCCGGAACCCGTGTGGCCCGGTTCATGCTCTCGGATGGGCTGAGCAATGTGAAGGGCGGCAAGCGATTCAAGGATCCGTCGTGGCGACCGGGCGCGTGGATCTGCACCTTCATCGTTGTCGCGGCGTGGGGCTCGATCTTGTTGATGGGTGTCACCGACCCGCTCGGCGGCATCAACACCCTGTTCCCGCTGTTCGGTATCGCCAATCAGTTGCTGGCGGCCATCGCACTGACGATCGTGCTGGTGATAGTCCTCAAGCGCGGGCTGTTCAAGTGGGCGTGGATTCCCGGCATCCCACTGGCGTGGGACCTGATCGTCACGATGAGCGCCTCGTGGCAGAAGATCTTCTCGAGCAACCCCGCCATCGGGTACTGGCAGCAGCACAGCGATTTCCAGAACGCGAAGGACAGCGGTGCGACCGCATTCAAGACCGCCAAGAACGTCGGCGAGATCGACGCCGTCATCCGGAACACCTTCATCCAGGGCACGTTGTCCATCGTGTTCGCGGTGCTGGTCCTGATCGTCGCCGTCGCAGCAGCGTTTGTGTGCGTGAAGGCTATTCGGGCAGGAGGACTGCCCACGACAGAGGACACCCCCGTGGAGTCGAAGAGGTTTGCCCCCCGCGGCCTGATCGCCACACCCACCGAGAAACAGATCGAGCGGGAATGGGCCGAGTTCGAGAAAGCCGACAGAATCTCAACGGCGTCTGCCACGGGTGATCCGGACGGGCATGGTACGAGCAAGGGAGCGAGGCCGGCCCCGTGATGGACGTACTCCGCCGTGGCTCAGACGCGGTGCGCTGGTACGTGGGAGCGATGATGGGTGACAGCGATTACCAGCGCTACCTCGCCCATCACCGGGCGCACCACCCGGCCGATGTCCCGATGACCGAGCGCGATTACTGGCGTACCCGGTACCGCGATCAGGACCGGAATCCGCAGGGCCGCTGCTGCTGATCCGTCAGTCCGGCCGGGTGGCGAAGAAGCGGGCGAGTTGCTCGGTCCAATATCGGTCGTGTCGCTGTTCGACCGCTCTGCGGGTCACCTGCCGGATCACAACGATTCCGCCTACGCCCACCAGCATCGCCAGTATCACCGCGGGTCCCACTCGTGGGATCGGTCCCCCGAAGGCAGCACCGGCCGGTGCCCAGTCGCCGTTCTCGTCGACGGGGATGTCGCGGTTGGTGCCCGCGGGGGTACCTGCCGGTACTGCGATCACACCGTCACGCCGTTGCGACTTCCACTCCCAGTGCGCCCGGACCGCCACGGCCGGGGTACCGATCGTCTGGGCGGTGGCGGGCATGGCCGCCTCATCGGTCACCGCTCGTACCGCCGCCACCGGCTCGGCGATGGGCGACCGTTCGGCCATGTCCCACACCAGAACTCCCGTGAGCACCGACATCATGCAGGCGACCACCACGCACAGCGCCGACACTCGTCGTAGCCTTCGTTCGAACCGATCGACGGGGCGGCTCAGCAGATCCGGGGGCACCTACTCGATTGTCGGGATATCGCGTGCAGGCGCAACCCGGGATCGATCAACGCCACGCGCCGCGCGTGTACTGCGGCGGGTAAGGGGCCTCTCGCCAGGTCAGACCCAGTTCGTGCGCCGCGCGCAGTGGCCACGCCGGCTCACGGAGACCAGCTCGTGCCAGCAGTACAGCGTGTGCGGACTCTGTCTCGAGGATCTTCTCTGCCTGCCCCGGCTCGGTGATCAGGCCGACCGCCGCAGTGGGAACACCCGACTGCTCGAGAATGGCCTTGGCGAAGTCGACCTGGTAGCCGGGGCCCACCGGAATGTCTGCCAGGACATTCCCGCCACTGGAGACGTCGATCAGGTCGACTCCCAACGGTTTGACGAGTTCGGCCAGCCGAGCGCTGTCGTCCACCGTCCAGCCACCTTCTGTCCAGTCGGTCGCCGAGAGCCGCACGAACAGGGGCTTTTCGTCAGGCCACACACGGCGAACGGCTTCGACGACCTCGAGCAAGATCCGGGTACGGCCTTCGAAATCGCCGCCGTACTCGTCCTCGCGGATGTTCGACAACGGCGAGAAGAACTCGTGGAGCAGGTACCCGTGAGCGGCATGGATCTCGACGACGTCGAAGCCGGCCTCATGTGCCCGGGACGCCGCGGCGGCAAAAGCATCGACAACGCCTGCGATGCCATCACGGGTCAGGGCCGACGGGGTGGTGTAACCCTCGAATGCAACAGCAGACGGGGCGCTGGTCACCCAGCCTCCGTCTGCATCGGCGATGCTGCCCTCGGCGTCGGCCATCGGGGCGTACGTCGAAGCCTTGCGGCCTGCGTGCGCCAGTTGGACGCCGATCGCCGAACCCTGGTCGTGCACGAAATCCACGATTCGACGCCACCCTGCGGCCTGTTCGTCGTTCCAGATGCCTGCGTCCTGGGGGCTGATCCGCCCGTCGGGCGTGACGGCGGCGGCTTCAGTGAGAATCAGGCCGAACCCGCCGGTGGCCCGGGCGCCGAGATGGACCAGATGCCAGTCCGTGGGCACGCCGTCTTCGGCGAAACAGCTGTACTGGCACATCGGTGCAAGCCAGATGCGGTTCGCGATGGTCAGATCGCGCAGGGTCAAGGGCGTGAAGAGTGCTGGTGTGGTCACGCCACACATCAACCGCCGAGGCCAGGTGCCGATTCCGCGACCCACCCGACCGTGAGATAGGTCTCGCTGGATCATCAGCAAAATCTCACACGTTGCTGCAGGTTGAACACAGGTCCACGGTCTAATCTCGACACAGATGAGTATTCAGATGAAAGCACTGTCGACGATGCTGAGGCTGAACGGGTTGTCCCTCACCAGCACCGCGGAGCGCGCACGCCGACAGATCTACCGGCCCAAGAAGGTCGTGTCGCCTCCGGAACCGATGTACACCTCGCACATCGTCAAACGTCGGTCGATCGGCGGTTTCCGTAGCTACAGCGTCACCCCGCGTCGCGTCCGCCCCCAGACCACGGTGCTGTACTTCTACGGCGGCGCGTATGTCAGCGAGATCAGTGCCCAGCATTGGGCTTTCATCGCGCAACTGGCCGACGCCGGCATGCGGGTCGAGGTACCGATGTACGGGCTCGCTCCCCGCTACGACCACCGGGACGCCCTTCCGTTCATCACTGCGGTGTATCAGCGACTGGTGACCGAGCACCCCGGGTCGCCCATCGCACTGGTCGGCGATTCCGCCGGCGGCGGCCTGGCGCTGCTGATGGCACAGACCGCGCGTGACAAGAACCTGCGCCCGCCTCAGCGCCTGATTCTCATCTCACCCTGGCTCGACCTGTCCCTCAGCAATCCCGACATCGCTCGTGTCGAGCGTCACGACCCCTGGCTCAACCGGTCCACGTTGGACATGGCAGCACGGGTGTGGGCTCCCGACAAACCACTGACGCACCCGGAGGTCAGCCCGATGTACGGCGACCTCGGCGGGCTCGCCCCAACGACCGTGCACATCGGCACCCACGACATGTTGTACCCGGATGCCCTGCGATTCCATGAGCAAGCGAGCGCGGCTGGATCCGAAGTGGAGCTCAACACCTGCCCCTCCGGCCTGCACATCTACCCGCTGACGCCAACCCCAGAGGGCCGTGCCGCCACCCAGCTCATCATCGAGACGCTGCAGCTCGTCTGACTTCGCCGCGCTGGGCGCATAACCGGCCGAACACGGTTTCGTCACAGCACGATGTCGCAGCGTGGCTGAAGTCTCGACCTCAACTTGAGCTGGATATGTTTGCCGCGACCTGAATGGTGAGTTGTGGCAAGGAGCGACATGCACGCGTGGGGGGCTCCGGCCGCTGAACCGATGGATTCGAGCACAAAACCGACAGCCGGGCGCCGTTGGGCACATGCCCGCCGCGTCGCGGTTCCTGCTCTTCTGGCTCTACTCGTCGTAATGCTCGCACCGGCGCCGTCCGCGCTGGCACAGTCGATCGTGCAGCCGGTGGCGGCCGACCCGACCGTGATCCGCGCGCAAGACGGCCGGTATTACATGTACGCCACCGCCGACGACTGGGGCGACGGCCAGGGCGAGCACAACATGACCGTGTTCACCTCGTTCGACCTGGTGGACTGGAAGTACGTCGGCGATGTGTTCGACGAGGCGCCAGGCTGGCACCCACCCGGCAGACTCGCCTGGGCCCCAGACATCTCGGAGTCGAACGGCACCTATTCGCTGTATTACGCGCTCTACGACGAGAAGAACCCCTGCATCGGCTTGGCAACCGCACCGGGTCCGACAGGACCGTGGACCGATCTGGGCCATCCGGTGTTCTGTGCGCAGGACGTCGGCGTCGAGGGCACCATCGATCCATTCCTCTGGGACGACGGCAAGACTAAAACAATGTTCGTCGGCAACTTCCACGGCGTGTACGCGATACCGCTCAACGCCGAGGGAAATGCTGCGGCCGGAGCCCCGGTACGGGTGGCCGACGACCGGTTCGAAGGTCCCGAGATCATCTTCCGCGACGGCTACTACTACCTGTTCGTCTCGGCGGGCAACTGCTGCAACGGCGCCGACACCGCATATCGAGTTCTTGCGGGCCGTTCGCAGTCGCTCACCGGGCCGTACCTCGACCGCAAGGGCGACGACCTGAACGCCGGCGGTGGCGCGCTCATCCTCGCCGGCAGTCAGGCATGGGCCGGCCCCGGCCACAACACCGTTGTCACCGACGACGCCGGAGCGGATTGGATTGTGTATCACGCCGTTCCACGCGATGACCTCGAATTGCCCAG is a window from the Williamsia sp. DF01-3 genome containing:
- a CDS encoding family 43 glycosylhydrolase, with product MLAPAPSALAQSIVQPVAADPTVIRAQDGRYYMYATADDWGDGQGEHNMTVFTSFDLVDWKYVGDVFDEAPGWHPPGRLAWAPDISESNGTYSLYYALYDEKNPCIGLATAPGPTGPWTDLGHPVFCAQDVGVEGTIDPFLWDDGKTKTMFVGNFHGVYAIPLNAEGNAAAGAPVRVADDRFEGPEIIFRDGYYYLFVSAGNCCNGADTAYRVLAGRSQSLTGPYLDRKGDDLNAGGGALILAGSQAWAGPGHNTVVTDDAGADWIVYHAVPRDDLELPSGAQRREGMIDRIVWANGWPEVGDGSPASTGPASPQTKLPVQVRLSPETPTELPEGGGPLNAKLMVSAPADAPYVGQVWVDVVQPGSATVTSVLAPIPVDLKPGQTMEQTVTYTVPPEAAAGIYGIFAYAGATVDAPVEFGTVTATKAGNSVGSGLTGLSTSLDNA
- a CDS encoding YbdD/YjiX family protein, producing the protein MDVLRRGSDAVRWYVGAMMGDSDYQRYLAHHRAHHPADVPMTERDYWRTRYRDQDRNPQGRCC
- a CDS encoding alpha/beta hydrolase fold domain-containing protein, which codes for MSIQMKALSTMLRLNGLSLTSTAERARRQIYRPKKVVSPPEPMYTSHIVKRRSIGGFRSYSVTPRRVRPQTTVLYFYGGAYVSEISAQHWAFIAQLADAGMRVEVPMYGLAPRYDHRDALPFITAVYQRLVTEHPGSPIALVGDSAGGGLALLMAQTARDKNLRPPQRLILISPWLDLSLSNPDIARVERHDPWLNRSTLDMAARVWAPDKPLTHPEVSPMYGDLGGLAPTTVHIGTHDMLYPDALRFHEQASAAGSEVELNTCPSGLHIYPLTPTPEGRAATQLIIETLQLV
- a CDS encoding NADH:flavin oxidoreductase/NADH oxidase, translating into MTTPALFTPLTLRDLTIANRIWLAPMCQYSCFAEDGVPTDWHLVHLGARATGGFGLILTEAAAVTPDGRISPQDAGIWNDEQAAGWRRIVDFVHDQGSAIGVQLAHAGRKASTYAPMADAEGSIADADGGWVTSAPSAVAFEGYTTPSALTRDGIAGVVDAFAAAASRAHEAGFDVVEIHAAHGYLLHEFFSPLSNIREDEYGGDFEGRTRILLEVVEAVRRVWPDEKPLFVRLSATDWTEGGWTVDDSARLAELVKPLGVDLIDVSSGGNVLADIPVGPGYQVDFAKAILEQSGVPTAAVGLITEPGQAEKILETESAHAVLLARAGLREPAWPLRAAHELGLTWREAPYPPQYTRGAWR